Genomic segment of Aquarana catesbeiana isolate 2022-GZ linkage group LG02, ASM4218655v1, whole genome shotgun sequence:
gcctggggactcatacatggatgtggtaggtcgcttacgtaccacattccggcagtggactaaaggcttgaaagccgattcttttgaatccctggaagatcttatgattgaagatcaacttttgcacatctgtcctacagacgtcagacagtttgtgctggagcgaaagccaacctctgccaaagcagcagcagaactggcagatacctatatccactctcgggtatctgaccatcgcaaggctcctccgaatggctggaaaggagggaaatcgcacacggcaacccctcctctgcctaccaaccaagttcctcagcagccggaacctgcagcttctggagccaaggccttcctaactgacaaacgcaaatgctacaactgtggggaagccggacatctcaggacgcagtgccctgagcagaagaagatgacATCACCTGGCCATCTGGCCAGCAACCCTTCTTCCATGCTGTTCGTCCGCAGAAAAACTCGGGTAACCaccgccaacttgcagccagtcaccgTGGGCCACCGGATCGTTACTGGGTTCCGGGACACAGGAGCTGAAGTcactttggtcagaccagaggtgataGAAAGAAGGGACATCATCCCTGGAAAGTTTTTTACCCTCACCGGAGTCGGGGGGACCCGCTCAcgagtaccccgtgcctatgttttcattgattggggtgccggaagtgggatgagagaagtgggagtctcggaggagatccccactgcggtgttgttgggtgctgatttaggtacccttgtttcttactatgcccctgctaaaagcacccaggatgctcccacggaactctctggacctaccaaggtactgtttacagatgttggggtaatatctgggcaacctgtggatggacagagggagggggagggtggagtggaggttcaggggtcttcttcacctacagaaggagaggaggcccccttgcatgtgccaatatcaaatgcttgtgtagctgatgttaagaatgtaattactgaatgtaatgatgttatgtcgttgttggaggtcacccacaatgctgggagggtggagaagatagagtctctggcggcagagcccaggagtggcccaggtggccccattcctgactctgacccagagtattctgccttgactacaccccagcaattgtccttgtgtgtcacaggacggctggttggtacttgtagtcccacgcctcagccagcactgctgagagacaaaggctttgcagtgttcagcaggccagctgttagctcccctgctgagaaaaataaacaaaagcatgatagggacagtgggcagagaggctgtactggtctacaggcaggaggcctggagactgaaagggttaaacagttgcTCACTGTGTCCAGTCAGCCTAAGGGGAAGGTGTCACCTGATATGGTCTGTGAAGGTCCAGGTGgaatcaggaaggccagggttggaGTGAAACACAATGGTTTGTGGCCTAACTTGATGTTCACACAATGTCCCAGCACAGCGCCTGTCATTGGCAGAGACCGTATACCTGAACGGAAAGAGTTAGGTGCCCTGGTAGAAGTGATAGCTGACACTCAGGGAGTGGGCTTAGGCCTTCAGTCCCACTCACCTTTCCTTCCACTCCAGGCACCCATGATGCTGGCAGTGCTTACAGCATGCCGTGTTTGGGTCATGGAAAACCCTGGGAGGGCACCCCATGGCTTCCACAAGGTGGGCGACCGGGTGTATCCTCCCATCACCCTTGCAGCCCACCTTGCCTTGCAGGAGGCGCAGACAGGCGGggcaaaggagactgaggaaattatgcAGTTAGGGGTCGTTCAGGGAGCTCGGACAGTCTGGGCGCCACTggtagtcttggtccccaaaaaggaccagacgaccaggttctgtgtggactaccggaagctgaatgccatcactactgcagatgcccaccccatgccccggattgatgagttgttagataggctggcggctgcccgttatataacaatcatggatctgagcagggggtactggcaaattcctctgacccctgaggctcgggaaaagttggccttcatcaccccattcggattgttcgagtttaccgtcatgccgtttgggatgaagaatgccccagctaccttccagagagtcttgaatgacttactggaggggctggaaacctttgccgtagcctacctgggaagaacacctggtgcacctgtcacaggtcctggaccaactaacagctgccaatctgactgtaaaagccagtaagtgtcagattggcatgactgatgtgcagtacttgggacaccaggtaggaggaggtacgctgaaacccgagacagggaaggttgaggccatcctggcctggcctaccccccaaaccaaaaagcaggttatgtctttcttggggaccgctggctactataggaaatgtGTATgcaactatagtagcctggccaaacctctgactgacctaaccaaaaagaaactgcccaaggtggtgtcttggacaccagaatgtgagcaggcatttcaggccttgaaggaggcacTGGCCAGGgcccctgtgctgcaggctccagacttcacccgccgtttccttgtgcagacggatgcctctgcctatggattgggtgcagtcctgagccaggtggactaggccggagaggagcatcccatcctctacctgagcaggaagctgctttccagggaagtagcatatgccacgatcgaaaaggagtgtcttgcgattgtgtgggctctccagaagttacaaacgtacctttatggacggcacttcactgtgatcatggatcacaatcccttgagctggctaaatcttgttgctggggagaatggcaaactacttcggtggagcctaattcttcagcaatacgatttcaccatccagcataagaaaggcagcgcccatggcaatgctgatgggctgtcacgacaagccgagcccgcaggagtcggttgcgtcagaagggaaattgtagttccctcccatgcaaccacctaaggggggaggtgtaacgatatcacgtacgggacatgaaaagctgtagctagctgccatcttgtgtggaagtagccatgacagtttggctaaccatgtaacatgacagagaaatctgaactccctcctccctccttccttgtcttaggaattcaaatctttttaagttcaacagaaaaggttatctcaacagagaaaacagaaccaggttaggtcagtagaaaacatttgttgtaagggcagtgttcaggcctgtcgtaaaactgtcaccctccccattcagagacctaacaggccccggttgtaaattgtctgaatacacctccaacttataagtatgaaatttcagcatgtgtcctaacttctgacttagtaatagcacagccataatctggacatatttagtttcctcagataatatggaacgtttcaagtccagacacccctatgtcaggtcatatgggaaacccctgggaccacttattcctccaaagcaggctatacattatagagatggcatgtttagacttgttttgaaggaaatctcaagttgaataataatatggatatttggagtctgtaaacactatagatgcagatatatgaatatgtattacaaaatctacctgggacgtggtcatgagtgtagacacctcccagcaaccaacccctaaacaagatgaccagacgattggttactggtcactgtcaacaccccctttgatttgacagaaaagaggagatgccaagacaatgggcagttctccttttaccatccaagaagaaacatctgccaagttgagatccgattacctagctcatcgattgaactctgaccaaccctcggacattaattggaaatattctttcttcccaattctaccttagtgctttgtggctgtatattgtctttatctttgaaacatcttttttctgtaaatattttatttgcgccaaccttgaccttttcataataaacccttatgttgaaaagtgttaaccttgtctctaaagctcttaatgcaagctataaaatgaacctgcctcttgaagggcgctactgttgtagagtaagactctgagcagacctgtctgtggtggcagtgtgtgtggcagacgcttattctaaaattataattggtattgctaaaattacgagtctcccccggctcggtcttttaaacgggggtggtggcagttaaagggttaattgtgtaattagcccagtgacaatcactctcaggttgctcgcacctagattgtggtcccgcaagctggaaaaactttgtgctgggtgcagctgtgagtggcattgttacgtaggtgacagcgtggtgtgaggttggccggtccttcgttgcaagttagcgaggagggcggggatctgacacccgcgttcgtcacatatacAATAACTGAGAACAGAGGTTACCAATAAACAAATGCTAACACatgtaaagaaaaggaaaaagaaaaggaaggggaaaggTGGAGTGCAGAATTGTAATCAGACTAAAGACATATGTGCCTCCGATGGGTCAAAACAGCAGTGTGGAATAACCCACTCCGGATATAAGGTCACCTCTGTTTGGACCCATTGAGTGCTTTCCGGGGAGAccaatgtttgtagaattttgttaAGCAGCCAAGTTTATATGCCATAATTGTTTTTAGAGTATACGTTtcagatatattttttgtttaaccacttgcttattaggcacttaaaccccctcctatccagaccaattttcagctttcagcgctgacgcactttgaatgacaattgcgcggtcatacaacactgtacccaaacaaaatttttataattttttcaccataaatagagctttcttttggtggtatttgatcacctctgcagtttttactttttgctaaaaaaatgtaaaaatctgaattaaaaaaaaaaaaaaaaatttaatattttgttataaaaaatttaaaacaggtaatttttctccttcattgatgtacgctgatgaggcggcagtgatgggcactgataggcggcagtgatgggcactgatgggtggcagtgatgggcactgatcggtggcaataatgggcacttatcagttacactgataggcagcactgctaggtggcactgattggcactactggtgggcattgttaggtgacacttgtgggcattgataggtggcacttgtgggcactgttaggtggcactgtgggcactgttaggtggcacactgatgaggcagatgtgcatcttccacttcgggaccgatgtccctcacatctgagctggtgatcggcttttttttctactcacgctgtcagcatgagtagaaaaaaaaatgattactgatcttttgtttacatcgtgtgatcagctgtcattggctgacagctgatcacatggtaaggggcctggaccagccccttacttggatcggtgatcacccgagtcttagtgactcggtgatcacagcgcgtgcacCCTATAGGGTGCGCGCAGGACGTGTGCACAGGGGagtccatcatatgacggcctcccgggaattcaggtccgcaacgtggccgtcattcggccatagcgcggatgtcaagtggttaaataagttttGTCACTTCTTCAAGATTTGGGATGGCATTTGACTTCCATCTACGCATAAGGACCAAGCGTGTGGCAAAAAGTACATGCATGATTATATATCTTAAGTCTAGTGGGAGCTTATCCATGTCAATTCTTAATATAGCCTGTTGTAGGGTGAGCTTAGAGATAATACCTGTCAACTTTGCTATCAATCGATAGACGGAGGTCCAGTAGCTACGTATATTCAGACAAAACCACAGCATATGCATTAGCTTTCACACCTGCCcacagggctgctgataagccagtacaactggccctgttgtactgggcccagccaccAGGGGGGCCAAGCAATCTGAACAgattgcagaagaaaaaaaaagtattgctgcAACTCTCCCCTCCTCCGCTCCTCCCTCAGCAGCTGTTCGCCTGCTCTCAATGAGCACTTACGGGCTAAACATCTCAGAGGCAGAGAGACGGAGCGCTgactgtgagatactgtagtttgaGTGGGCGGGAGGGGGTGTGGCCGGCTTCAAGGATGATCTCTCCCAGGTTCTTCTGTTGTGCACACTTGAGCTGCATTATGGTGGCATTGGATCTGGATTCTCGGGGGACTGCAGGTTAGCCCAGTCACATTAACTGCAATGTAAAGTCTAATGTCTGCTTTTTCATGCAGCACAgctgtcctgactgtgagaaattgggtttTAAACTGCACTGCCCAATTTCTCACAGAAGTGCTACATGAAAAAGGAGATGTCAGCAAACCCCACTAGGGCTTAGCTGACATAAATGGCATCTTCTTTTCCATGTAGAATGGTTTGACTGAGAAATTGGACAGTGCAGTTTTGAATGCAGTACAGTATCATCTGCATCCTACACACAGTCAtcttagactctaaccacacccctttaagctaTGCCCAATTATTAAGCATAATTTAAACCACGTCCATTTTCCAGCTCCATGTGGCGCATATTTTTAAattagccacgcccacaatttagcctttatgtataccctagcctctttgtataccctAGACTCTCTGTATAGGGgcgggaccaggggtggggctgaaggaagGACCAGGGGTGGtgctgaagggggccccgtcaggtaggctgtaggggccccatgatttctatcagtggcCCTGCCTGCCCACACCTTCTCCACCATAGGTTAGAATTAGAGGAGTGATGTTTAGCTAGGATGTAAGGCATGTAGTACCATCTGAGTAGAATTTGTTATACCATCTCCCAATAAGTTGTACATTTGGAAGTAGTTAGATGATTAAGATGGCTTTCTGCCATTGTTGGTCAGTGATAGGAGAATCCAACTCTAAGGACCATTTTAGCAGTGGATTTGACTTAACAAATGTAAGTTTAGCATGCAGCATATTGTAAAGGCAGGAGATACCTTTTCGTTTGGAGGCAGAGAAGAAACCAAAATTGCCACACCTTCTGTGGTAAAACCAGATCAGGTATGGGATGTCGCTGTACGTATGATGTTATCCAGGCATATGATAGAAATTCTCCCTCTGGTAGGTTGTATTTTAGGGCTAGGCTGTTAAATGGTATGGGACTGTTCGGTCCAACCACATTAGACACATTGGTGATTCAATTGGCTTCCCAGTGCTTAAGGGAAAGATCGGGGAGAAGGAATTTAAGGTCCGCCATGGGTAGTGGGATGGTAACCGGTTGTTCAATGGAGATGCCACAGTTTAAGTAATATTTCCATGCTGTTAGTGTCGCTGAAATAGTGGGATGATCTGAGCCAATTTGTAGACTCTGTGGGTTAGTGTTTGCTAAGAGAAGAGATCGTAGACTCCCCAAGCTGATTGATTCCTGTTCCAATTTACACCAGGGTCTGGTGTTACTGTCTTGGAGCCAGAACCTCATCTGGTCTAGTAAGGATGCCATATAATAGTCTTTTAGGTCTGGAACCCCCATTCCTCCAACCCTCCTATGTTTTCTGAGTGTATCGTGCGCACATCTAGCTTTACCACTGGTCCAGAAAAAGGTACATAGTAATTTTTAGAAAAGGAAAGAGGTACTTGTATAGGAAATACTCGAAAGACATATAACATTTTTGTGAGGATTGACATTTTAAAGGTGGTCACTTTGCCGACCCTTGAAAGGTAGTATTTGCTCAACCTAGTTAGATATTTTTGtgtgttatttaataaaggaatgtAGTTAGCCTTGTAGAAGCTGGAAGTCACAGGGGTCAGTGTGATACCTAAGTATGATACAGATTCAGTAGCCCATGGATATGAGAAGCATGCAGTTAGAGTGGCTCTAGTTGTCCTGTCTACAGATATCCCTAAAATGCTAGAATTAAGTTTGTTCACTTTATAGTAGGAGACCA
This window contains:
- the LOC141126680 gene encoding uncharacterized protein, whose translation is MEKDSDIDVYLLSFEKTCRQYHLPPAQWAWYLTPGLRGKALDAYVELSEEQCDDYEALKAAIIQKFQLTPEVYRKRFRSLQKGPGDSYMDVVGRLRTTFRQWTKGLKADSFESLEDLMIEDQLLHICPTDVRQFVLERKPTSAKAAAELADTYIHSRVSDHRKAPPNGWKGGKSHTATPPLPTNQVPQQPEPAASGAKAFLTDKRKCYNCGEAGHLRTQCPEQKKMTSPGHLASNPSSMLFVRRKTRVTTANLQPVTVGHRIVTGFRDTGAEVTLVRPEVIERRDIIPGKFFTLTGVGGTRSRVPRAYVFIDWGAGSGMREVGVSEEIPTAVLLGADLGTLVSYYAPAKSTQDAPTELSGPTKVLFTDVGVISGQPVDGQREGEGGVEVQGSSSPTEGEEAPLHVPISNACVADVKNVITECNDVMSLLEVTHNAGRVEKIESLAAEPRSGPGGPIPDSDPEYSALTTPQQLSLCVTGRLNENENENENEKMKEFFSL